The genomic interval GTTAGCTTTCTTGACAAACTAGTGATACTTTAATCTATCAACTTGACCCTTTTAGAATCAATTGATTGAATTGGTGTTCAATATGACAttaaaacctattttaaaaCTTTCCTTTGAGTTAGGAATACCAATTTAGTCATATAAACAAGTTCGTAGTTTCCTAATTCGCAAAAATGAAGTTGTTGGTTTTTAGTGCATCGTTGAGCGATTCTGGTATAGCGTTGAGCATAAAAAAACTACGAGCCTCTAATTCTTGGTCTTGAGAGGTGCTTTTGGGCGTTGAGAGCTGCCCAAGTCGGTGAATCACTAGTTTGTGGGCACTGAGCGGTATTACGAAGCATTGAGCTCCAGTTTTCCCCTAGAAGTCTGAACCTCTTTTTCGTATAATTTGTTGGGCGAGAGGTCTGACTCACTGAGCAAGGGCTTCAGCACTAGGCCCTCCTTGTTTCATAGTAGTGTTTGTTTTCTATgctcttttttattattgatttgacTTAGACTGATGCAAACTGATTTGGTGCTTGTTTATTTTGTAGTTGGAATGGATAATACTATTCATGTATTTGTTCtatgtatgatgatgttcaaatgaaATAGAAAGTTTGAATAAGTATGTTCTGAAAGAGATTTCACATAGGAATCGTTATTGTTGTTCTATAGTGTGATGTATTGAAGTAGAGACTTCGGGATTGGGGGATGATTCTAACACTCTTAATAACTTCCAAtttcaagtaaagaaaaatatgattatgtggtaaagagtagtaggaggtccttaGTTTGATGGTCATGTATTGGCCATATATGTTAGACAAATTAACCTTGATGTGTGGTAGTTTGACGTGACCAGCTTTTTTCACCACACATGGGGCAGGTCTCCCTGAGTCCAACATCAATAGATGTATTTGGATGGTCGAAGTCTATAGTtgatatgtttaattttgtattgtttGATTTGAACAATTATTGagatattaatgatttaaattgtaTGAATGTTTTTTAGTACTTTAGCTTACccttctttgtttgtttgtgtgtgttattttcttttgcaatgatctcCTTAATGGTGTGAGAGATGATGATATTTCTGATAAGTATGTGTTAGTTGGTGGTAGAGCTGAGACTTAGAGTCAGACAtttcatcatttcttttttcGTTTTGTATATACTATATCAcactttttgtttataatgtatGATCATGTatgtattttactattatatattatatttggataactataataataatttgtatgtttttttcgaattaattattttgtattattaaaaatataatgaattttataagtcgaattaattattttgtattattaaaaatataatgaattttataaaagcGGAAGATTATCAAAATTAGGATGTTACACTTAAGACTCAACActaatcactagtgcaaaaacattgtttaacgtcacccataagacgtcggtttgtgTGTAATCCGACGTATAGGAGcggacggtggcattattgtaaatagcctggtaaactagacgtcggttttatcCAAAATCAGACGTCTATTAATTTCAAGACGTCAGCACTGCAACACCCTgacgtctactgggctgcatttaatgtttttcacctaattctcatgcgcttagacgtcacgtagtccaaatccgacgtctaaggcATGTTTGGAAGGCGGGAAAGCCAAAAAAGTCTTCAATGTTGACGTTGGCGTTTCGAGCTACGCGACGTCTATTATACctgtaataattatgtttacaaaactCGAGGGCCTGAGACGTCGGCTATTTAGGGCCCCGACGTGtatgttattatagacgtcggtggcccATACCAACAGTCGTGAACATCCCTAACAGgatatcaaacgtcaatcggttcagcttcctaaACGTCGGTTCCCTCTGACAGAAACcaacgtctaatgggtattcaaaaagtcagttttaaatgttcacttGGACGTCACATTGGTAGgataaccaacgtctatagacgtcatTTTCTGGAAAATAACCGACGcccaattccattttaaatacaatgcaactcttcgcggcattcagtttaTGATATtgatcgtcttcctcttctcctttttctcttgccacacctcttctttttctctcttttcgacattctattgttgtttctcgtcttcctcctctcctttttctctcttgcatcccaggtgcgtggttttttttttatgcttatagtttaaactttatttattctttcatctattatcttgtgattgaactgattaaaatttgctttctttgtgttgtgttttagtgtaattttgatcctctctttgggtaacatagtataacattctccctttgctggtttcctcacaagaagagtagcgatcttttgagttttctatggcttcttgacccaaaatggaacttgggtccttgtctagttctcgtgtcaccttaatttttttcttttgcgattgaaaaatgggaagtagtcatggacccaagttcggttttgtgttgaaatgtcatagaagattcaaaagacgcaagctatttttgtggggaaactagcgaaaggagagtgttgcactatgctatcaaaagtctggatcaaaactgcactaaaacacaacgcctttgttagacatcggttagtgccaggtccgacgtctataaggaacatagacgtcggttaatgtcattttaaacctctatatattcatgtaaacgtcggttttatgcataggtggacgtctatatagagaaattagacgtcggtgtgggtataagtagacgtctatatggacgtcggtAGATATagttaaccgacgtttatattgaCGTCGGTTAAGAGAATTTCCGACGTCCCATGGACGTCACccttatagacgtctgttgtgtaagtgacgttaaaagctcaAATtgaccgacgttaaacagcgtttctgcactagtgaacTTAGACTTACGGTGGATGACCAATCTTAAAGagttttgaaaagataaaattttcaaattctaaaatcTTGAGAGAAGCTATGGGAGGTATAAAAGGTTAGCAACGACAATGTGCCATGGAAGAAGAGTTCAAAGAAAAATTTCAACCTTGgccttatatttttttgatttattatattttgattcaaatttattatatataatattcaaataaaataaaagaatacgAAAAATTACTAAttctaaaaattgaaaaattgaattacaaaattatttaattaatgattcatcaattttttttttacttattctTATAATCAAAAGAGTTCCGTatgttctttaaaattaaaattatatggaAAATATTAGTAACAGTTACCTAATACTTAATGAGCAATtccaataattttttagttgatTCCTGTAACCAGAGCTGCTAAAGGGTTAGACTGACTTAGTTTGATCTCACTAAAACTTAATATTAACGAGccaattcaatatttttttcgtTGGTTTTGATAATTAGAGCTATTAAACGATTAAGctgattttgtttaatttgaacTAACGATCCACacttaaaaaatttgtattaagtCAATCTTAATTTCCTAAACCGATTACAGTTTTTTCGGGCTAGCACGACCTTATATCGAACCACAAACCATTTtactttaaaagttaaaaataagtaaatttagagaacaagtaaaaataaaatatatttttaaaatttaaatcatgtagttaaatttaaatttaaaacaatggtttgatatataaataaaaatattatttttcaattttaaaaaaatataatagttattttataaagtgAACCCGACCTTATCCATCTTGcctaaatattaatttctttattaagtCGCATACCACAGCGCACACGGATAAAATATGGTTCCgatattcttttaattctaaaaGCCAATCCtcaaaaaatattcatatggATGATCATCCGGTTAACCTTGAACCGGTACGATTATTATCCGAGAGACTGATAGGTCATAGTCTATTGATTGAAAGATTATTTTCAAACAATGATTAACAACAAAAAAGGATTAGTACAAATTGGGTTATAATATTAGAATGTTATtaatccaaattttattttaaaatctataaatacagaGGTTAAAGagataacatattatatttattacgcATTAACTATTAAACTATTTGAATCTTTACTACTTTgcatcaaaatatattttgtaaataacttCTCAGTTTGATAGAATAGTTTGAAGGACGAACAATGACGAAGATGAACATGAGGACACATAGGACTTAGCAAATAAATAACCTCGACCCTATAATTGAAACATTTTGACATCTACCGTGAAATCCGAGGAAGTAGAAGACAAGCCTATGTTGACCACTAGGAATATGAGCACGCTACGCTAGGAGAGATAGACAACAAGCAAGATCCCATGGAGTTGATCAAGGAAATGACACGTCAGATGCAAATGACATGtcggttatatacggattttttcgtatataacTATATACGGATTATTCGTAtgtaatttacatacggattatccgtatgtaatttacatacggattatccgtatataaccttaCCTACACCtctattatatacggatttttggccgtatgtaatccgtatataacaccattttatatacggattttggccgTATATAACAtcgatttttcttgtagtgttggGCTATCCATTGGGGCCATATGTAGGATGATCGCAGTATGTGGAGAAACGGGTGCAAGAGGACTGTGATAAAGACTTGGAATGACAAAGACAGTGGAGTTATTTGACTCGGCCATTGGAATAGGAAGAACTTGTTGGATAGTAGAAACATCttgaacagatggagagaagtaaggagtctgttcaaagaatgtgacattgACAGATACTTCTTagtttcaggagagtaacactgatatcctttttgaagtcaagaatagcctaagaagacacatttgagagCGCAAGCTGAGAGATTGTCTAGACATGgagacatgtcatgaacaaaaTATACACAACCAAACACTCAGAAAAATGTATGAAAGAGAGGATTATTAGGAAAAAGaatggagaaagggactttattatCAAGAGAGGAGAAGGacatcctattaataagataacatgtaGTTAAGATGACATCTCCTAGTGATGAACAGGAATATGGGcaccaagcaaaagggtaccggcagtttcaaccaagtgtctattttttttgttctgctatatcattttgttgtggtgtatCAGGAAAAGTAGACTGGTGTAAGATATCATGAGAACTCAAGTTCTAATTAAgaatgtatttattatatttaatctataaagtttttgattttaattgaaaatttactttagttaaataattaagaacttagattaataaatttgaaaatttaaaatgataattaataaacaataatctttatataactaattatgaatcctatttaaagaaaaacattaaaatcaatttattttctttattattatttttatgtcttttaatttttatcactttttaaattatgtgcTTTAATATGTAGAATTACATTCAAGTTCAGTTTCGGTAAGTCATGAAATAGATCACGTGAATCAAAATTGTTAtacatttttatgtattttcttcAATCTTATCTTTCATTTTGAATCATTCATTAATACTTtcaattcttgtttttttttttgacgtGTATGGTTTTGGGAGGTAAACTCTTAAAGGACTAATGTCATATTTTTTTCCAATCTTCTAGTAGTAATTCTAAAGtgtttagattatttttatccttaaagtgtttttctctttatcattattctttttgtttaacCTATTTATTGATTTACTGACCTCATGAGTTTGAATTTGTtacatttttcactttaaaattaatatttttatggatTGATTAAAAACTCCACTTATAAACTAAAGGAATTTGAGAGTGTCTAATCTTTCAAAAGTATAGTAAACACTTAGTGAAAAGAGAGATtcgtatatttttgtttttttaattgtgctatttgttttttcatgcagatattttttttttgtcaataataaCATActgaaaatggaaaattaaattttcacatttggatataaaataattttaaattatattttttctaaggagagaaaagttgaaaaacttTGTATACATTGTTAATTATGGTGATTTTTATAGTATTGATTTATGCTATTTGAAATTTGTAGGATATGCTAATGAAGGATAAAATCAAAGACAATATGATCTTtgaattgtaaaagaaataattaaattgacaTGACGAAGAGACTTGCATGAgtaatcaaatattataaagaaagtaataatttattgtaaaagaaGAACTTAAAAGATATTACATCACATTAACTTCAACCCTtacaaaatgattaaataatgcTTATTGCATACATATTTATTCTCCATAAATTACGAATacgtttattatttaaataattgtcATAAATCAGTACATGTTCTTAACTGTTGGTGATTGACGGAGTTGGCACATAGCTTCCAATggattttttcttgaaatagtAATTCCATTTGCTTCAGACATATCAATTTCTTCCTTACCAATTCGTTTCCACTCAAAACATTGAAGTAATAAGGCTATGGATAAGCCAACTGTGCGTTGAGCCAAGTTTGATCCAGGACAAGCCCTCCGTCCTAACCCAAATGAAAGTAACCtatttacttcactttcattctCAAACCTTTCAGGCTTAAAGTGTGTTGGCTCACTCCACATTTTTGGATCCATATGAGCAGCCCATGCATTCACCAACACAATTGTGTCTTTTGGGAGATTATATTTTCCTACGATACAATCTTCTGAAGACAAATGTGGTGACCAAATTGGAGCAGCAGGATGCAATCGAAGTGTCTCATAAACAATGCATTGAATGTAAGGAAGTTTTGACATGTCAGATTCCTCTACAAGACGATTTGATCCTACATGAGTCTCTATTTCCTTTTTTGCCTTCTCTATAACTTCTGGATGGTTCAATAAATTAGCCATTGTCCATTCTAAAGTTAAAGCTGATGTATCTGTTCCGGCAAGTAGTAAACtctataaaatcaataaaagaagtATTAATGCACaaacaaaagggaaaaaaatcattcttagtttgtttaaaattaattactagataaccaaaaaatttattctttttgttttgaatcTAAACTAAATGGATAAGAAATTTTTTACTGAAGTAAATatatttgttcttgttttaataCTCACAAAggttttaaagttattaaagttatcatttaaaattacaCTTTAGATTAAGTGATGATGATTGACATATATATTGCACattcacatatttttattaattatttacgTAACTATGCCAATCATGATAatttttatcactttcaaaaataaaatatagatctACAGAAAAAATGAGATAAGTCATATTGAAAGAAATAGTTAATTACCAGAGAAAGTCCTTTGATGATTTGGTCGGTGTATTGTTCAGGTTGTGATCGTTGTAAAGCAAGGAGATGATCTATCATAGTATTTCCATTGTTTTTTCCATTACGATGCTCTTCGATGAGTTCTTGTAGGAATGCATCAGTTCTCTTACCAATTCCTTTTAGCTTTTTCTccaaattatcaaaatcaaaccatcTCACGAAAGGCAAGAAATCTCCACGGTTATTGACTCCTGCTAATATCACTAACTCTTTGATGATTTGTTTGAATTCTTTTGCTTTCTCGACATCGTTCACATCACAGTCATCACCAAAGAGTCTTTTTCCAGACACGATTCTCATCATAGTGTTAAATGATGTCTCCATAAACCTTAATTATAAGATATTATAgcattagaaattataaaaaatataaaacatgttttatttagttCTCTCAACTCTATAACcatctcttatttatttatttattctatgtATACCTCTTACTTTCTTTGATTGTCATTGCATGGAGCACCCTTCAATGGTTTAGAAACATCATAACaacacatttttcacatcaCAATAATTCATTTAAGTATTTGAAATCATTATATTGTGTATTATTTGTCTAACTTCAGCAAACTCAAATCATGAccaataatataatttacttaaaattatattaataataaaaaaacatttttatatagtaGTTAGTGTTATAAGAATAGTAGTTTACACTTTTTGAAGACACcatagaaagaaaattatatacaaaaatgttACAAGGTATTCATTTATAGtcactataatttttttaatgtataattttagtttatttatttcaaaataaaaaatatttaatctcaaGTTCTTAAAATGGgatattttatgttgatttCTATATAATAATACTCTTTAACCATGTTACGTAAAAGAAAGTTTGTTTGACTTGATGAAAACTCACATGGTTTTTAGATCCACTTTGGTGAAGTGGTTTGATGAGAGGTTAGCGAGCTTTTGCACCAGCCTCATGATCTCGTCCCTTCGGACCTCGTAGAAGGAGTTTAAACGGTTGGTTGAGACAACCTCCAGCGACAAGATGCGGCGGAGGTGGCGCCAGTGGTCGCCGTAGGAAGAGTGAAGGATGGTGCTGTTATTGTAGCTGATGTATTTGCCAAAGAGAAAGTGAGGTCGGTTGGCCAAGACGATGTCGTTTTTGGCGAAGCATTCTTGCACCGCGGATTGTGAAGTAAGGACGACAACGAGTCGGGAACCGAACCAGAGAGAGAAGACTGGGCCGTATTTTTGCGACATTTGAGCGAATGTGCGGTGGTAAGGCTGTTTGAGTTGGGAGAGGTTTCCGATTATAGGGAAAGAAATTGGGCCTGGAGGAAGGTTTCTAAAACTTCTTGTTTGGAAGAAAAGCTTAAGAGAaatgagaaagaagagaatgagCAAAGCAAAATACAACAGAGCCATGTTTGAAGCTTTGCTTGTGAAGCTTTGCTTCTGCTATTGATTGATTGATGGCTTTGATTCTCATGCATGTCTATTTATAAAGGCCTGAAAATGGTAAGATGgacaaaaaaacaaagagaagaaaaaatggcGGGGCAAATGGTTGTTCAAAGTAGCTAACTGGCAGAAAACAATCTCGAAATTGAATTTGGGAtctttttgtaaatatgattttaattgattttatattataatcataCGATCCGCAGCAAGCCATACCGCCAGTTGGCTTGTAGTAATTGAGCGGGGGGTCTGGAATTAAATTTCCTTATTACCTAACTATTTAATCTAGCATGTCacataataaatacaaatagtATTTATTACGTTTAATATCTctaactttggttttttttaagtcgtcttacttttaaaaaatagtttgataaaactctatattttattaaaaacgaTTTTTAAAATGGTTCTTTTAGTTTTGGAGGTTAAAAACATAACGGTTGTTCATGTGACTAAATGGGAATGAGGTATACAATTTTGTAATAAGTAGCATGCTAAGGACaattaagatataaattttaaatataaaaattaatgacgTGAAAAAAGTTTAACTGAGGATTAAATGAAATTGTGATTGTATTGTTTTGTTACTACTCGTGAAATTGTTATTGTGTATCATGATTAATTAACCTTCTCCTTCACCATGCACATCATCTaagttttcttcactttcatcatcaCCATAAACCTCCATTCTTTTAACACAAACATTATCACATCTTTCCTGtacaaatagaaaaacaataacccattatctttttcttcatctcgAACCCACAATCAACACACCATTCCAACACCATCATTATTCAAGTTCAACGCATACACAATAACACTCTCGAAACCCACACGGTCATCATCCAAAATCTCCATTCTCTTTCCCTTTCTCCTTTGTCCATTCACGCATAGAGAATACAAAAAACAAAGGAGAGTCACCATTCTACCACAACCCAACACATTGAATGCTGGAATCACAAAGCAATTAAAAACAGGAGCAAGGTAAGGAGAAATCccaaattacaagataatgaacaCCAAAACCTAAAACGCAAATCAACCCAAGAAAAGGAAACCCAATttacaaacaaagaaaagaaccCCAAAACGTAAAAATCAACCTAGATTCAAAACCCTAATATGAAATTCCTAAAATTTGaaacacaagaaaagaaaaccccaaAAATTTGAAACACAAGAAAAGGAAACCCCAAAACGCTGCAATCTGAAATTCCCTTCTTAGGAAACACTCTCGAACCGGAACGAAAAGGGAGGAGAAACCCTATGTTTTGTCTTCAAGTTGGAGATTTTCACATCATTGACCTGACCTATGTTGCGTTTTCAAGAAATCACCAAGCCACTTTCAATTGAAGATCACTTTCACCATATTCTTAAACCTTGCTCatatcattcaatttttttttttttaatttacacgtTCAATTATATCAAACGTGCCATGTATTGCAAAATCTATATACACCATTCATTTTTTTGCTATTGAGGCAATTGCATTGTTATCTCTTTAACATCTTAAGCCAAAAAGACCATTTTGAACcgtttttaacaaaatatggagctttactgaacttttttaaaaaattaaaacgactTTAAACAAAAAGTCTAAAACTACataccaaatgatgtattaaacctatttattatgtcttttttatatatgatgtTGAGGCTATTAAAGCAACTCTCATCCAATCTTCATTTTATTCTAACTACATTTTGTTTTACTcggaatttttttatttaatttacaataGTTAATTATTCaaaccaaataattaattataatatttaaaaactaaatgaaCTTGATCGAatgagaaaatacaaaatagCTACGTTGTAATActccaaaataatctttaatttaagTGTTAAGAGCTTACAATATCTCAGTGAAGTATTACACATAGTACtgtagaatttaaatttaataatttttatataccatcgtttttatcttttgaatttaATCCATTATCATATTCTTATACtctcattaatataaaatatatgacattttaaatatagaatattatatacatttttaaaataataatgaaatttgtttatgctatcatttataacataaaatgtaacattttatttgaatgccactcaaataaaaaagacaCCTAAAGATAAGCAATAGTCATAAAAGATAAAGTATAAAACctaatagtataaaataatattataaaaataaatttaattaaataatataaaaccttctttaataataaaaaaattatattaaaaaattaaaaactatgaTAAATTAACTCATGCTAAAAAAGTCTAGggtataatatgtttttttgtctCTAATGAAATTGGAATCAGTTCACATttgtaattttgatacattttaatctacaaactttaaaagtaaataaatatagttattttaatctaattagattaaaattttttgatatatcaaatttgttttctaattgATATTGAAGTTAGAacgtattaaataaaataagcatCTCAAATGTAATGAAACATattaaacatgttaaaaaaaattaacttcgttaattatatttatttatttttaaatttagaaaatcaaaatatattaaaatttaaaattttgaacaaaataaattttaattttggaaaaactaaaaatatatttaacaaaaaaaaaaaattatgacgaTTTTAAACATGATGGGAGATATAGTAAACTTGGTCTATTTATTTACTGGTAAtcattgtaaaatttaaagctaactatattaaaataatataaaataatttctatattattttgaatataaataaaaattaattttaatgatttattttacatttttatcctCGTGAAATTTGGAGTTGGTTTGCATTTGAGCTTAACCATGATTTTAGTGAATTTATTATAAGATAAAGGTAGACGTGAAAGTAGAGTGTGTGAGAtggaattcaaagaaaaattataaataaaaagagtaaacattatttgattttttttcatacaataaatatatagaaaagaaagttaGGTATATACACGTCcaacatgcatatattaaaaaaatgcatgCATGATCGAGGATCCCAGCTACAGCTACCGGTTCCGTATATTGACTTCACGTTGTGCAGATATGAGTTCAAATTCTACTCAGATTTCGTTTTATACTATCATAATAATGCAGCCAAAAATAATAGTCTTTTCTTAATCATTTGAATATAGCTTTTCTAatgtctttttaaaattattattaagtttttgtaattaagattatttaaaaatttgtggAAAAACATGCAtgtgtttactttgttttatgataaaaatatataattaaattttataattttattgtaaatattttttattgattcgatagataattctttttattaaaaataattattttaattcaaaaaatagttaaatttaaaataagggtcgaataaaaatatattaaattaaaaaataaagattatttaaaagataaaattagtaaaattaatataaaataataaagataaaatatgaaacaaaatgtGAACAATAAAAAGgaagatattttatatgatggtataaatatattttctgtaCAAATTAAAAACTAGAGCAAAATTATTTCATCCATCTCTTGGCATGCAAAAGTGTTGAAAATACAACAATaatataggattaaatatgtttttggtctctTAATTTTcagtcaaaattgaaattagtccatctttaaaactttggttcaatttagtcccccaactttaaaaatgtatgaatttaatccttttaaccaaattttgttaaatatgtcaaacattgtaaacaacccaaatgttatcatgaaactgcttgaaacattaaataaatctaacaaaatttaattaaaaggacaaaattcatacatttctaaagttgggggactaaattag from Vigna radiata var. radiata cultivar VC1973A chromosome 9, Vradiata_ver6, whole genome shotgun sequence carries:
- the LOC106773765 gene encoding cytochrome P450 81E8-like; the protein is MALLYFALLILFFLISLKLFFQTRSFRNLPPGPISFPIIGNLSQLKQPYHRTFAQMSQKYGPVFSLWFGSRLVVVLTSQSAVQECFAKNDIVLANRPHFLFGKYISYNNSTILHSSYGDHWRHLRRILSLEVVSTNRLNSFYEVRRDEIMRLVQKLANLSSNHFTKVDLKTMFMETSFNTMMRIVSGKRLFGDDCDVNDVEKAKEFKQIIKELVILAGVNNRGDFLPFVRWFDFDNLEKKLKGIGKRTDAFLQELIEEHRNGKNNGNTMIDHLLALQRSQPEQYTDQIIKGLSLSLLLAGTDTSALTLEWTMANLLNHPEVIEKAKKEIETHVGSNRLVEESDMSKLPYIQCIVYETLRLHPAAPIWSPHLSSEDCIVGKYNLPKDTIVLVNAWAAHMDPKMWSEPTHFKPERFENESEVNRLLSFGLGRRACPGSNLAQRTVGLSIALLLQCFEWKRIGKEEIDMSEANGITISRKNPLEAMCQLRQSPTVKNMY